From a region of the Labilithrix sp. genome:
- a CDS encoding acylneuraminate cytidylyltransferase family protein: MLHQRRVLAIVAGRGGSKGLPGKNVASCGGRPLVEWSVAAARASRHVDRVIVTTDDDAIRAAAVAAGAEAPFVRPPELASDSAKMDAVVLHALDAVGGGFEIGVLLQATSPLRTGADIDGALALMDRLGRSSVVAVTEPGKSPYWMYTLADGDRLVPLFPDLPTGLQRQALPKAYVPNGAVYGFDVAWFREQRMFVGPETAAYVMAPERSVDVDGPLDLLVADALLSRR, translated from the coding sequence ATGCTGCATCAGCGCCGCGTGCTCGCCATCGTCGCCGGGCGTGGAGGTTCGAAGGGGCTCCCGGGAAAGAACGTGGCCTCGTGCGGAGGCCGCCCGCTCGTCGAGTGGTCGGTCGCGGCCGCCCGCGCCTCGCGCCACGTCGATCGCGTGATCGTCACGACGGACGACGACGCGATCCGCGCGGCAGCCGTCGCCGCCGGCGCGGAGGCTCCTTTCGTCCGCCCGCCGGAGCTCGCATCGGACAGCGCGAAGATGGACGCCGTCGTGCTCCACGCGCTCGACGCCGTCGGGGGGGGATTCGAGATCGGCGTCCTCCTCCAGGCGACCTCGCCGCTGCGAACCGGCGCCGACATCGACGGCGCGCTCGCGCTGATGGACCGCCTCGGCCGCTCGAGCGTCGTCGCGGTGACCGAGCCGGGCAAGTCGCCGTACTGGATGTACACGCTCGCCGACGGCGATCGTCTCGTGCCGCTGTTTCCGGACCTCCCTACCGGCCTACAGCGGCAAGCGCTGCCGAAGGCGTACGTCCCGAACGGCGCGGTCTACGGCTTCGACGTCGCTTGGTTCCGCGAGCAGCGCATGTTCGTCGGCCCCGAAACGGCGGCGTACGTCATGGCTCCCGAACGCAGCGTCGACGTGGACGGACCGCTCGATCTCCTCGTCGCCGACGCGCTCCTCAGCCGGCGTTGA
- a CDS encoding imidazole glycerol phosphate synthase cyclase subunit, translating into MPEAPSRPPGSVPRLIARLDIKAPQGLVKGIHLEGFRVVGDPGERAPAYYEGGADELVYMDVVASLYERNSLTELVSATAERIFVPLTVGGGIRSVDDVHRLLRAGADKVAINTAAIRRPELIREAARTFGSQCIVLSVEAKRRAKGTGWEAYTDNGRERTGRDVVEWIQEACDLGAGEVLLTSVDREGTRRGFDLELVAAVGAKLSVPLIACGGAGKVDDIASALERGADAVALASVLHYDMETFASLKAGLRDRGFEVRS; encoded by the coding sequence ATGCCTGAGGCGCCGAGCCGGCCTCCTGGAAGCGTACCTCGTCTCATCGCGCGCCTCGACATCAAGGCGCCGCAGGGCCTCGTGAAGGGCATCCACCTCGAGGGGTTTCGCGTCGTCGGCGATCCCGGCGAGCGCGCGCCAGCGTACTACGAGGGCGGCGCCGACGAGCTCGTCTACATGGACGTCGTCGCGAGCCTCTACGAGCGCAACAGCCTCACCGAGCTCGTCTCGGCGACGGCCGAGCGCATCTTCGTCCCGCTCACCGTCGGCGGCGGCATTCGCAGCGTCGACGACGTTCATCGCCTCCTTCGCGCGGGCGCGGACAAGGTCGCGATCAACACCGCCGCGATCCGAAGGCCGGAGCTGATCCGCGAAGCCGCGCGGACGTTCGGCTCGCAGTGCATCGTCCTCTCCGTCGAGGCGAAGCGGCGCGCGAAGGGCACGGGCTGGGAGGCGTACACCGACAACGGGCGCGAGCGGACCGGGCGCGACGTCGTCGAGTGGATCCAGGAAGCTTGCGACCTCGGAGCTGGAGAGGTGCTGCTCACGAGCGTCGACCGTGAGGGGACGCGACGAGGCTTCGACCTCGAGCTCGTCGCCGCGGTCGGCGCGAAGCTCTCGGTGCCCCTCATCGCGTGCGGTGGGGCGGGGAAGGTCGACGACATCGCGAGCGCGCTCGAACGCGGGGCCGACGCCGTCGCGCTCGCGAGCGTGCTCCACTACGACATGGAGACGTTCGCCTCGTTGAAGGCCGGCCTCCGCGATCGTGGCTTCGAGGTGCGCTCGTGA
- the hisH gene encoding imidazole glycerol phosphate synthase subunit HisH, translating into MTRVVVLDYGLGNLYSVIKALRHEGGDVVVSSNGAELEDASRVVLPGVGAFADGMRELDGRGLVEPLHRYMDRGRPLLGICLGMQLLLGASVEFGHTVGLGRIPGTVVRIVVGAGAKVPHVGWNALVESRPWKETPLDGLQDQRPMVYFVHSYAAEPTNAADRLAEVDYGGARLTAAVARDNVVGVQFHPEMSGLVGLAVVRRFLRG; encoded by the coding sequence GTGACCCGCGTCGTCGTCCTCGATTACGGGCTCGGTAACCTCTACAGCGTCATCAAGGCGCTCCGGCACGAGGGGGGCGACGTCGTCGTCTCCTCGAACGGCGCCGAGCTCGAGGACGCGTCGCGCGTCGTCCTCCCAGGCGTCGGCGCCTTCGCCGACGGGATGCGCGAGCTCGACGGGCGCGGCCTCGTCGAGCCGCTGCACCGGTACATGGACCGCGGGCGCCCGCTCCTCGGGATCTGCCTCGGCATGCAGCTCCTCCTCGGCGCGAGCGTCGAGTTCGGGCACACCGTCGGCCTCGGGCGCATCCCCGGGACCGTCGTGCGGATCGTCGTCGGCGCCGGCGCGAAGGTCCCGCACGTCGGGTGGAACGCGCTCGTCGAGTCGCGTCCGTGGAAGGAGACGCCGCTCGACGGTCTCCAGGACCAACGGCCGATGGTCTACTTCGTTCACTCGTACGCCGCGGAGCCGACGAACGCCGCGGATCGCCTCGCCGAGGTCGATTACGGGGGGGCTCGTCTCACCGCCGCCGTCGCGCGCGACAACGTCGTCGGCGTCCAGTTCCATCCCGAGATGAGCGGCCTGGTCGGTCTCGCCGTCGTCCGCCGGTTCCTTCGCGGATAA
- the neuC gene encoding UDP-N-acetylglucosamine 2-epimerase (hydrolyzing), which produces MFTVLTTGRQDWGILRSTCRHLRAAGTPARIVAGGMALSSFHGASARLMEEDGFPPAARLPWIEDGRSIHEEAAVALRLVGEELAAHPPAALLLVGDRFETISAAVAATLHLVPVVHLHGGEETEGAFDNALRHAITKLAHLHLVAHPRYAARVLAMGEDPATVHVVGAPGLDNLNRDDLPDRAALEERLGITLEPPVVIVTLHPTTLGASDLELRSLLEAMDATPATYVITLPNNDPGAAAIRSALRAAAEKPRRAAAEALGERFYWSLLREADAILGNSSSAIIEAPAVALPAVNVGTRQGGRVRAPNVLDAPPDATAVCAALARALDPAFRASIAAASKATFGDGHAAERIVDILRAWRPPRPPIKRHRLEGAS; this is translated from the coding sequence GTGTTCACCGTCCTCACGACCGGAAGGCAGGACTGGGGGATCCTCCGGAGCACGTGCCGTCACCTCCGCGCCGCCGGGACGCCCGCGCGGATCGTGGCGGGAGGAATGGCGCTCTCTTCCTTTCACGGCGCGAGCGCGCGCCTCATGGAGGAGGACGGCTTTCCTCCGGCGGCGCGGCTGCCGTGGATCGAGGACGGCCGGTCGATCCACGAAGAGGCCGCCGTCGCTCTTCGTCTCGTCGGTGAAGAGCTCGCCGCGCATCCGCCGGCCGCGCTCCTCCTCGTCGGCGATCGCTTCGAGACGATCAGCGCCGCCGTCGCCGCGACGCTCCACCTCGTGCCCGTCGTGCACCTCCACGGCGGCGAGGAGACGGAGGGCGCGTTCGACAACGCGCTGCGCCACGCGATCACGAAGCTCGCGCATCTCCACCTCGTCGCGCACCCACGGTACGCCGCGCGTGTGCTGGCGATGGGAGAGGACCCTGCCACCGTTCACGTCGTCGGGGCCCCCGGTCTCGACAACCTGAACCGCGACGACCTTCCGGATCGCGCCGCGCTCGAGGAGCGGCTCGGCATCACGCTCGAGCCGCCGGTCGTGATCGTGACCCTCCACCCGACGACGCTCGGCGCGTCGGACCTCGAGCTGCGTTCTCTCCTCGAGGCGATGGACGCGACGCCCGCGACCTACGTGATCACGTTGCCGAACAACGACCCCGGCGCGGCGGCGATCCGCTCTGCCTTGCGCGCGGCCGCCGAGAAGCCGCGCCGTGCCGCGGCCGAGGCCCTCGGCGAGCGCTTCTACTGGTCGCTCCTCCGCGAAGCCGACGCGATCCTCGGAAACAGCTCGAGCGCGATCATCGAGGCGCCTGCGGTCGCGCTCCCTGCCGTGAACGTCGGCACCCGGCAAGGCGGGCGCGTTCGTGCGCCGAACGTGCTCGATGCGCCGCCGGACGCCACCGCCGTCTGCGCCGCGCTCGCGCGCGCTCTCGATCCGGCATTCCGCGCCTCGATCGCGGCGGCGAGCAAGGCCACCTTCGGCGACGGGCACGCCGCCGAGCGCATCGTCGACATCCTGCGCGCGTGGCGGCCTCCGCGGCCGCCGATCAAGCGTCACCGCCTCGAGGGTGCGTCTTGA
- a CDS encoding lipopolysaccharide biosynthesis protein: MLSGAWRRARTLVRSHAAIYLAGALLSRIAGVALIPLYTRRLTPDDYGEYSIATGMLQLLPTCASLGLTAGLSRVYFGTDDRAEGERKMGAVARGMMVVVLVLLGALAVAIHLGVDSSLFGVTRRHLLLVVAAGVPAAFAMVPDLYYRAVQRPVPAVLLQLFGFVLSTSSGLLLVLGLRRALDGALESVVLSQAALGVFAVLFVLLRLPARDVIGETRAALAFSIMFVPHFVAGWLQVTADRWVLTAYGAGAELGKYYLAVQILSPIPMVITSWNSAEAARYGELYREEGPEAAYRSIGRLTRQYLLAATLPGLAILAGAPLLPLLVGPKFLGALALLPFMGLGYILDSLYYPATNYIFYVGRTGLIPIVTTVTAVLGTGLSILLLPRFGLAGLVAARVFSAALRSGAMLVAARIARPR, encoded by the coding sequence GTGCTCAGCGGCGCGTGGCGGCGCGCGCGAACCCTCGTCCGTTCGCACGCGGCGATCTACCTCGCCGGAGCGCTCCTCTCGCGCATCGCGGGCGTCGCGCTCATCCCCCTCTACACGCGGCGGCTGACGCCGGACGACTACGGCGAATACTCGATCGCGACGGGGATGCTCCAGCTCCTGCCCACGTGCGCGTCGCTCGGGCTGACCGCAGGGCTCTCTCGCGTCTACTTCGGCACCGACGACCGCGCCGAAGGCGAGCGGAAGATGGGCGCCGTCGCGCGCGGGATGATGGTCGTCGTCCTCGTGCTCCTCGGCGCTCTGGCTGTCGCGATCCACCTCGGCGTCGATTCGTCGCTCTTCGGTGTCACGCGCCGGCATCTCCTGCTCGTCGTCGCGGCCGGCGTTCCGGCGGCGTTCGCGATGGTGCCCGACCTCTACTACCGCGCCGTGCAACGGCCGGTCCCGGCGGTGCTCCTCCAGCTCTTCGGGTTCGTCCTCTCGACGTCGTCGGGGCTCCTCCTCGTCCTCGGGTTACGCCGCGCGCTCGACGGCGCGCTCGAGTCGGTCGTCCTCTCTCAAGCGGCCCTCGGCGTCTTCGCCGTCCTCTTCGTGCTCTTGCGGCTCCCCGCGCGGGACGTCATCGGGGAGACCCGTGCGGCGCTCGCGTTCTCGATCATGTTCGTTCCCCACTTCGTGGCGGGGTGGCTGCAAGTCACGGCCGACCGGTGGGTCCTGACCGCGTACGGCGCGGGCGCGGAGCTCGGTAAGTACTACCTCGCGGTCCAGATCCTCTCGCCGATCCCGATGGTCATCACCTCGTGGAACAGCGCCGAGGCGGCACGGTACGGTGAGCTCTATCGAGAAGAGGGGCCCGAAGCGGCGTATCGGTCGATCGGCAGGCTGACACGCCAGTACCTCCTCGCGGCCACACTGCCCGGGCTCGCGATCCTCGCCGGCGCGCCGCTCTTGCCGCTTCTCGTCGGACCGAAGTTCCTCGGTGCGCTCGCGCTGCTTCCGTTCATGGGGCTCGGCTACATCCTCGACTCTCTCTACTACCCGGCCACGAACTACATCTTCTACGTCGGCCGCACCGGGCTCATTCCCATCGTCACGACCGTCACGGCCGTCCTCGGGACGGGCCTCTCGATCCTGCTGTTGCCGCGCTTCGGGCTCGCCGGGCTCGTTGCGGCGCGCGTGTTCAGCGCGGCGCTGCGGAGCGGCGCGATGCTGGTCGCGGCCAGGATTGCCCGACCACGGTGA
- the neuB gene encoding N-acetylneuraminate synthase: MARPKTFIIAEAGVNHNGSVDLARRLIDEAAAAGADAVKFQAFRAEKLVSARAPKADYQRVTTAEGESQHAMLERLQLAPRDFADLAAHARARGIEFMSTPFDEESLGLLVELGVGRLKLGSGDITHRPLLEAAARTALPLILSSGMSTLGDIEDALGVLASTYLAKALRPRDALSSDEGHAALVSRVSLLHCTTEYPAPIEETNLRAIETLARAFGLPVGYSDHTDGLVASIAAVALGASIIEKHFTTDKALPGPDHRASLAPAELGELVRSIRAVELALGDTRKRVGSAERRNVDAARRSIVARVPIAAGTRFVADMLAMKRPGGGLSPMRVEELIGHIATRDYAVDDAIEL; encoded by the coding sequence ATGGCGCGACCGAAGACGTTCATCATCGCGGAGGCCGGCGTGAACCACAACGGCTCCGTCGATCTCGCGCGCAGGCTGATCGACGAGGCCGCCGCCGCCGGCGCCGACGCGGTGAAGTTCCAGGCGTTCCGCGCCGAGAAGCTCGTCAGCGCGCGCGCACCGAAGGCCGACTACCAGCGCGTCACGACCGCGGAGGGCGAGAGCCAGCACGCGATGCTCGAGCGCCTGCAGCTGGCGCCGCGCGACTTCGCAGACCTCGCCGCGCACGCGCGGGCGCGCGGGATCGAGTTCATGTCGACGCCGTTCGACGAGGAGAGCTTGGGACTCCTCGTCGAGCTCGGCGTCGGACGGCTCAAGCTCGGGTCCGGTGACATCACCCATCGTCCTCTCCTCGAGGCTGCGGCGCGGACTGCGCTCCCTCTCATCCTCTCCTCCGGCATGAGCACGCTCGGCGACATCGAGGACGCGCTCGGCGTGCTTGCGTCGACCTACCTCGCGAAAGCGCTCCGCCCCCGCGACGCGCTGTCGAGCGACGAGGGCCACGCGGCCCTCGTCAGCCGCGTGTCGCTCCTCCATTGCACGACCGAGTACCCGGCGCCGATCGAGGAGACGAACCTCCGCGCGATCGAGACGCTCGCCCGCGCGTTCGGTCTCCCGGTCGGCTACTCCGACCATACGGACGGCCTCGTCGCATCGATCGCGGCGGTCGCCCTCGGCGCGAGCATCATCGAGAAACATTTCACGACCGACAAGGCGCTGCCTGGTCCCGACCACCGGGCCTCGCTCGCACCCGCGGAGCTGGGCGAGCTCGTCCGCAGCATCCGCGCGGTCGAGCTCGCGCTCGGTGACACCCGCAAGCGGGTCGGCAGCGCGGAGCGCCGTAACGTCGATGCGGCACGGCGCAGCATCGTCGCGCGCGTGCCGATCGCAGCCGGCACGCGCTTCGTGGCCGACATGCTGGCGATGAAGCGTCCGGGCGGCGGCCTCTCTCCGATGCGCGTCGAAGAGCTCATCGGCCACATCGCGACCCGCGACTATGCGGTCGACGACGCGATCGAGCTCTGA
- a CDS encoding DUF115 domain-containing protein: protein MTAESSDADGGLGRKIVAELGALTWHRVGPTSVANAKDNFEHRARGRSLAALRRSSLGEGDSAVIVGAGPSIRRHDPARYLKDYRGTIICTDSAIRYLLKNGIVPHLVVTVDSHATRIVRWFGDPELTEETLRKDDYFRRQDMDDAFAAELETNREVLALLAEHAPKMKIALSTSASKAVVRRVVDCGMDVYWWNPMLDDPDAPESATREIFEMNGFPCINGGGNVGTCCWMMATEVLEKKRVALTGMDFAYYEDTPYEATQYYREAVDLVGKENLGSIFMRLRNPDLGAWFYTDPAYMWYRECFLQMVAESDAKTINCTGGGIIFGDGITTMPLEAFVAELS from the coding sequence GTGACCGCCGAGAGCTCGGACGCGGACGGCGGCCTCGGCCGCAAGATCGTCGCCGAGCTCGGCGCGCTCACGTGGCACCGTGTCGGTCCAACCTCCGTCGCGAACGCGAAGGACAACTTCGAGCACCGCGCGCGCGGCCGCTCGCTCGCGGCGCTGCGTCGAAGCTCGCTCGGCGAAGGTGACTCGGCGGTCATCGTCGGCGCCGGTCCGAGCATCCGGCGCCATGACCCGGCGCGGTACCTGAAGGACTACCGCGGCACGATCATCTGCACCGACAGCGCGATCCGCTACCTCCTGAAGAACGGAATCGTCCCGCACCTCGTGGTCACCGTCGACTCGCATGCGACGCGGATCGTGCGTTGGTTCGGCGACCCCGAGCTGACGGAGGAGACGCTCCGTAAGGACGACTACTTCCGGCGCCAGGACATGGATGACGCGTTCGCCGCCGAGCTCGAGACGAACCGCGAGGTTCTTGCCCTGCTCGCAGAACACGCGCCGAAGATGAAGATCGCGCTCAGCACGTCGGCCTCCAAGGCCGTCGTCCGGCGCGTCGTCGACTGCGGCATGGACGTCTACTGGTGGAACCCAATGCTCGATGATCCCGACGCGCCCGAGAGCGCGACGCGCGAGATCTTCGAGATGAACGGCTTCCCATGCATCAACGGCGGCGGGAACGTCGGCACGTGCTGCTGGATGATGGCGACCGAGGTCCTCGAAAAGAAGCGCGTCGCGCTCACGGGAATGGACTTCGCCTACTACGAGGACACGCCATACGAGGCGACGCAGTACTATCGGGAAGCGGTCGATCTCGTCGGCAAGGAGAACCTCGGCTCGATCTTCATGCGCCTCCGCAACCCGGACCTGGGCGCCTGGTTTTATACGGACCCCGCGTACATGTGGTACCGCGAGTGCTTCCTCCAAATGGTCGCCGAGTCGGACGCGAAGACGATCAACTGCACCGGCGGCGGGATCATTTTCGGGGACGGGATCACGACGATGCCGCTCGAGGCGTTCGTCGCCGAACTTTCTTAA
- a CDS encoding N-acetyl sugar amidotransferase, whose amino-acid sequence MSNQRPNSAVEFEHTKDTKKEVLALDAEGVCDACRVAEKKKSIDWVERDRELRALCDRYRRNDGKYDCLVPGSGGKDSFYAAYKLKYEYGMHPLTCTWAPHIYTEWGWRNQQGWIHAGFDNYLMTPNGRTQRLLTRLAVDNLFHPFQPFILGQKNLAPKLATLFDIPLVFYGENEAEYGNAIKDFGQAKRDYRYYALGDPDRVFLSGTSLTELDRRFGLGAVDVAPYLPEDPERLAQKKVEVHYLGYYLKWHPQACYYCAVENGNFEASPERTPGTYSKYNSIDDRIDDLHYWTTWIKFGLGRASYDAAQEVRSGDVTRDEAVALVRRFDGEFPDRFADELFQYLTIDEKTFPRAHAELARPVMTKESFLALADEFRSPHLWRKDGDTWKLRHNVWEAAA is encoded by the coding sequence ATGTCGAATCAGCGCCCGAACTCCGCCGTCGAGTTCGAGCATACGAAGGACACGAAGAAGGAGGTCCTCGCGCTCGATGCCGAGGGCGTCTGCGACGCCTGCCGCGTGGCCGAGAAGAAGAAGTCGATCGACTGGGTGGAACGGGACCGCGAGCTCCGCGCACTCTGCGACAGGTACCGGCGCAACGACGGAAAGTACGATTGCCTCGTCCCGGGCTCCGGCGGCAAGGACAGCTTCTACGCGGCGTACAAGCTCAAATACGAGTACGGGATGCACCCGCTCACGTGCACCTGGGCACCGCACATCTACACGGAGTGGGGATGGCGCAACCAGCAGGGCTGGATCCACGCCGGGTTCGACAACTACCTCATGACGCCGAACGGCCGGACGCAGCGGCTGCTCACGCGCCTCGCGGTCGACAACCTCTTCCATCCCTTCCAGCCGTTCATTCTCGGCCAGAAGAACCTCGCCCCGAAGCTAGCCACCCTCTTCGACATCCCGCTCGTCTTCTACGGCGAAAACGAGGCGGAGTACGGCAACGCGATCAAGGACTTCGGTCAGGCGAAGCGCGACTACAGGTACTACGCCCTAGGCGATCCGGACCGCGTCTTCCTGAGCGGAACGTCGCTCACGGAGCTCGATCGACGCTTCGGCCTCGGCGCCGTGGACGTCGCCCCCTACCTTCCCGAGGATCCCGAGCGACTCGCTCAGAAGAAGGTCGAGGTTCACTACCTCGGCTACTACCTGAAGTGGCACCCGCAAGCCTGCTACTACTGCGCGGTCGAGAACGGGAACTTCGAGGCCTCGCCCGAGCGGACCCCCGGCACGTACAGCAAGTACAACTCGATCGACGATCGGATCGACGACCTTCACTACTGGACGACCTGGATCAAGTTCGGCCTCGGCCGCGCCTCGTACGACGCCGCCCAGGAGGTGCGTTCGGGGGACGTCACGCGCGACGAGGCGGTCGCGCTGGTGCGACGATTCGACGGCGAGTTCCCGGACCGCTTCGCGGACGAGCTCTTCCAGTACCTCACGATCGACGAGAAGACCTTCCCGCGCGCTCACGCGGAGCTCGCGCGACCGGTGATGACGAAGGAGAGCTTCCTCGCGCTCGCCGACGAGTTCCGCTCGCCTCATCTCTGGAGGAAGGACGGCGACACGTGGAAGCTCCGACACAACGTCTGGGAGGCTGCTGCGTAA
- a CDS encoding methyltransferase domain-containing protein: protein MRESLLEILAAPTTGARLELKVTRHTGDVIDEGELVATDTGAVYPIVDGIPRFVPKTGYTDTFGKQWNLFRTTQLDSATGAAYSEKRFTTETGWSRDDLDGKLVLDAGCGAGRFAEIAARYGGRVVGLDMSSAVDAAKETLAAYPRAELVQASLLEPPFKPGAFDFAYSIGVLQHTPDPEGGLSTVVGCVRPGGRFAFSIYARRPWTKLNAKYLIRPLTRRLPSDLLLDGIKAVMPVVFPVADRVFRIRGLGRLAQFVVPVAVYVDEKGFTEEQRYNEAILDTFDMLSPRFDSPMTWQEAERVLRGANVTSFRFRSRVPLVINGVH from the coding sequence GTGCGCGAGTCGCTCCTCGAGATCCTGGCTGCGCCGACGACCGGCGCTCGCCTCGAGCTGAAGGTCACGCGGCACACGGGCGACGTCATCGACGAGGGCGAGCTCGTCGCCACCGACACCGGCGCGGTGTATCCGATCGTCGACGGCATTCCTCGCTTCGTCCCGAAGACGGGCTACACCGACACGTTCGGCAAGCAGTGGAACCTGTTTCGCACGACGCAGCTCGACAGCGCGACGGGGGCCGCCTACTCGGAGAAGCGCTTCACGACCGAGACCGGGTGGTCGCGTGACGATCTCGACGGCAAGCTGGTCCTCGACGCAGGCTGCGGCGCAGGGCGCTTCGCCGAAATCGCGGCGCGCTACGGCGGGCGGGTCGTCGGGCTCGACATGTCGTCGGCGGTCGACGCCGCGAAGGAGACGCTCGCGGCCTACCCGCGCGCGGAGCTCGTCCAGGCGAGCTTGCTCGAGCCGCCGTTCAAGCCCGGGGCGTTCGACTTCGCGTATTCGATCGGCGTGCTCCAGCACACGCCGGATCCGGAAGGCGGACTCTCGACCGTCGTCGGATGCGTCCGTCCAGGAGGCCGCTTCGCGTTCTCGATCTACGCGCGCCGCCCGTGGACGAAGCTGAACGCGAAGTATCTCATCCGGCCGCTGACGCGCCGGCTCCCGTCGGACCTCCTCCTCGATGGAATCAAGGCGGTCATGCCCGTCGTCTTCCCCGTCGCCGATCGCGTGTTCCGCATCCGCGGGCTCGGCCGCCTCGCGCAGTTCGTCGTACCGGTCGCCGTTTACGTCGACGAGAAGGGGTTCACGGAGGAGCAGCGCTACAACGAGGCCATCCTCGATACGTTCGACATGCTCTCCCCGCGCTTCGACTCGCCGATGACGTGGCAGGAAGCGGAGCGCGTCCTGCGGGGCGCCAACGTCACGAGCTTCCGCTTCCGCTCACGCGTGCCGCTCGTCATCAACGGCGTGCACTGA
- a CDS encoding acetyltransferase, with protein sequence MKRELVVVGGGEHARVVIEAAQLSGQWSVVGYTDVAAVVETSERLGVRWLGDDDAYVASGSGAAVVLGIGLTIGRPATSRLRALGCYRDATLAAVIHPSAVVSPTATIAPGAVILARAVVNSGARIGAHAIVNTGAIVEHDVAVGVHVHLGPGVVIGGGAEIGDHAQVALGACVRDHVRVGREAVVAMGTVVVRDVADGERVAGVPGRPFNAG encoded by the coding sequence TTGAAGCGTGAGCTCGTCGTCGTCGGTGGGGGTGAGCACGCCCGCGTGGTCATCGAGGCCGCGCAGCTCTCCGGGCAGTGGAGCGTGGTGGGCTACACCGACGTCGCCGCCGTCGTCGAGACGAGCGAGCGTCTCGGCGTCCGCTGGCTGGGGGACGACGACGCGTACGTCGCCTCGGGCTCGGGGGCGGCGGTCGTGCTCGGGATCGGTCTGACGATCGGCCGCCCAGCGACCTCACGTCTGCGCGCGCTCGGGTGCTACCGCGACGCCACGCTCGCCGCGGTCATCCATCCGAGCGCGGTCGTCTCGCCGACGGCGACCATCGCGCCTGGAGCCGTGATCCTCGCACGCGCGGTCGTCAACTCCGGCGCGAGGATCGGCGCCCACGCGATCGTGAATACGGGGGCGATCGTGGAGCATGACGTGGCGGTCGGCGTCCACGTGCACCTCGGGCCCGGGGTCGTCATTGGAGGGGGAGCGGAGATCGGAGACCACGCGCAGGTCGCGCTGGGCGCGTGCGTCCGGGATCACGTCCGCGTCGGACGCGAGGCGGTCGTCGCGATGGGTACGGTCGTGGTGCGCGACGTCGCCGACGGAGAGCGCGTGGCCGGCGTCCCGGGGCGGCCGTTCAACGCCGGCTGA
- a CDS encoding nucleotidyltransferase family protein translates to MSSAALRHPWQVSIEGTLRDVFLTLERGGMRVAVATGERGDIVGIMTDGDARRALLGGASLETPLTGLLNRSFTAVEPSLSRTAVLDLMHARHLDAIPIVDEKGLLVGLHQLHDVLRADDRENWAVIMVGGRGTRLGAITTHLPKPMVRVAGRPILERLVLHLVGFGVRRIFLAINYLGHVIEAHFGDGARFGCTIEYLREERPLGTGGALSLLPSRPRVPLLVLNGDLVTQADLGSMLDFHESGGQAATLAVRPYFHTIPFGCVDLEDSRVVRIEEKPRHGRIINAGMYVLSPAVLERVPPGEASMPGLLEACLAHGDLVRAFEIEEDWIDVGQREQLYEARGEDA, encoded by the coding sequence ATGTCGAGCGCCGCGCTTCGCCACCCGTGGCAGGTCTCGATCGAAGGGACGCTGCGCGACGTATTCCTCACGCTCGAACGTGGTGGAATGCGTGTCGCCGTCGCGACGGGTGAACGCGGAGACATCGTCGGCATCATGACCGACGGCGACGCGCGGCGCGCGCTCCTCGGAGGGGCATCGCTCGAGACCCCCCTGACCGGTCTCCTCAACCGCTCGTTCACGGCCGTCGAGCCGAGCCTGAGCCGGACCGCGGTCCTCGACCTCATGCACGCGCGACACCTCGACGCGATCCCGATCGTCGACGAGAAAGGGTTGCTCGTCGGGCTCCATCAGCTCCACGACGTGCTCCGCGCTGACGACCGCGAAAACTGGGCGGTGATCATGGTGGGAGGCCGCGGAACACGCCTCGGCGCGATCACGACGCACCTACCGAAGCCGATGGTGCGCGTCGCGGGACGACCGATCCTGGAGCGCCTGGTCCTTCACCTCGTCGGCTTCGGCGTGCGTCGAATCTTCCTCGCGATCAACTACCTCGGGCACGTCATCGAAGCCCACTTCGGCGACGGCGCTCGGTTCGGCTGCACGATCGAGTACCTGCGCGAGGAGCGGCCCCTCGGTACCGGCGGCGCGCTGTCACTCCTGCCCTCACGCCCGCGCGTCCCGCTCCTCGTCCTCAACGGTGACCTCGTCACGCAGGCGGACCTGGGGTCGATGCTCGACTTCCACGAGAGCGGCGGACAGGCAGCGACGCTCGCGGTCCGCCCGTACTTCCACACCATCCCGTTTGGCTGCGTGGACCTCGAGGACTCCCGCGTCGTGCGCATCGAGGAGAAGCCGCGGCACGGAAGGATCATCAACGCCGGGATGTATGTCCTCTCGCCCGCTGTGCTCGAGCGCGTCCCCCCGGGTGAGGCCTCGATGCCAGGGCTGCTCGAGGCGTGCCTCGCGCACGGCGATCTCGTGCGTGCGTTCGAGATCGAGGAGGACTGGATCGACGTCGGCCAACGCGAGCAGCTCTACGAGGCGCGCGGCGAAGACGCGTAA